Part of the Solwaraspora sp. WMMA2065 genome is shown below.
GTTGCACGGCGACCGGCTCGGTGCGGACTGCCCGGCGATCGTCGCCGGACTGGCCCGGCTCGGTGACCAGCCGGTCGCCGTCATCGGGCAGCAGAAGGGCCACGACCCCCGGGAGATGCTGGCCCGCAACTTCGGCATGGCCAGCCCGGCCGGCTACCGCAAGGCGTTGCGGGTGATGGGGCTCGCCGCCCGGCTCGGACTACCGGTGGTCACCCTGATCGACACCCCGGGCGCACATCCGGGGGTCGACGCGGAGGAACAGGGCCAGGCCGCCGCGATCGCCACCTGCCTGCGCACCCTGGCCCGGCTGCCCACCCCGGTGGTCGCCGTCGTCACCGGCGAGGGCGGCAGCGGCGGAGCGCTCGCGCTGGCCGTCGCCGACCGGGTGCTGATGCTGCAGAACGCCGTCTACTCGGTGATCAGTCCCGAGGGTTGCGCCGCGATCCTGTTCCACGACCGGGCCGCCGCACCCCGGGCCGCCGCCGCGCTCCAGCTCACCGCGCCCGACCTGGTACGCCTCGGCGTCGCCGACGGCATCGTCGGCGAACCACCGGGCGGCGCGCAGCGGGATCCGGCCGGCGCCGCCGACCGGGTACGGGCGGCGCTGACCGCCGCGCTGTCCGACCTGCTCGCCGTGCCCACCACCGACCTGCTGCGTCGACGTTCCCGCCGGTTCCGCCGGTACGGGGCAGGCACCGTCGATGCCGCCGTACCGCAGCCCGACACCGACCGGACGATCCAGGTGATGCCGCGATGACCACTGCCGCCGCCAACGGAACACCGGCCGGGCCGGAGCCGGCCGGCCAGCTGCGCCGGCTCGCCGAGCAGACCCGGACGCTGGTCGGTGAACTCACCGGTCCGCTGCGCCGGGTCCAGGTCCGGCACGGCGACACGGTGATCGAGATCGAGTGGCACGACCGGACGACGTCGGTCGCGGCCACGCCGTCGCCCCCGGCCGACGCGTCGGCGACCGGACCGACCGCACCGGCGGCGGACCAGGCCGCGCCAGCGGCCGGGCACCGGATCGGATCACCGATCGTCGGCACGTTCTACCGGGCCGCGGAGCCCGGCGGAACGCCGTTCGTCGAGGTCGGCGACTCGATCGAGCCGGGTCAGGTGATCGGGATCGTCGAGGCGATGAAGCTGATGAACGAGATCACCACCGACCGGCCAGGTGTGGTCGTGGAGATCCTGGCCGGCGACGGCGATCCGGTCGAGTTCGACCAGCCGCTGATCACCGTGGCACCGGGCTGAGGAGGCGGTGACCGTGTTCGAGAAGATCCTGATCGCCAACCGGGGAGAGATCGCGCTGCGGGTCGCCCGGGCCTGCCGGGAACTTGGCGTACGGACCGTCGCGGTGCACTCCACCGCGGACCGCGACTCGGCGGTGGTCCGGTTCGCCGACGAGGCGGTACAGATCGGCCCGCCGCCGAGCCGGGCCAGCTACCTCAACGCGGCGGCGATCGTCGAAGCGGCCCGGCGCACCGGTGCCCAGGCCGTCCACCCCGGATACGGCTTCCTCTCCGAGGACGTCGACTTCGCCGAAATCTGCGCGGAGAACAGCCTGGTCTTCATCGGGCCGCCGCCGCAGGTCATGCAGGCCCTCGGGGACAAAGCCAAGGCCCGGGACGTGTTCGGGGCGGCCGGCCTGCCGCTGCCGCCGGGCAGCCGGGAGCCGGTGCCCAGCAGTGCCCACGCCGCCGCAGTCGCCGCCGAAACCGGCTATCCGGTCATCATCAAGGCGGCGGCCGGCGGCGGTGGGCGGGGAATGACAGTGGTCACCGACGAAGCGGACCTGGCACCGGCGTACCACCGGACCCGGCAGACCGCCCGGGCGGTCTTCGGCGACGACCGGGTCTACCTGGAACGGTTCCTCACCCAGGCCCGGCACGTCGAGGTGCAGGTGCTCTGCGACGGCCACGGCAACGGGGTGCACCTGGGCACCCGGGACTGCTCGGTGCAGCGGCGGCATCAGAAGCTGATCGAGGAGGGTCCGGCACCGACGCTGCCGGCAGCAATGCTCGACGAGATGGCCGCAGCGGCGCTGCGCGGCGCGCTCGCGGTCGGCTACGTCGGCGCCGGCACCTTCGAGTTCCTGGTCGACGAGCACGACCAGTTCCACTTCATCGAGATGAACTGCCGGATCCAGGTGGAGCACCCGGTCACCGAAATGATCACCGGGGTGGACCTGGTGCAGGAACAGATCCACATCGCCTGCGGTACGCCGCTGCGGCTGCGCCAGCCGGACATCCGGCCCCGGGGCGTCGCGGTCGAATGCCGGGTCAACGCCGAGGACCCGCAGCGCGGGTTCACCCCGACCCCCGGCCGGCTGGACCGCTTCGAGATCCCCGGCGGCCCGTTCACCCGGGTCGACACCCACGGTCACACCGGGTACGTCGTCGGACCGCACTACGACCCGCTGCTGGCCAAGGTGGTGGTCTGGGCACCGGACCGGGAACTGGCGCTCAACCGGATGGAACGCGCGCTGAGCGAGTTCGAGGTACGCGGGCCCGGCGTCCACACCACCATCCCGTTCCTGCGCCGGGTGCTGGACGACGCCATGTTCCGCAAAGGACGGCTCTCGACCGGCCTGGTCGGCCGGCTGCTCGACGAGCCGTCGCAGATCCGTACGGCCTGACCACACACGCCCGAGGAGGAGCGGATGAGTATCACCGATGATCAGCAGAAGGTCACCGCCGCGGACATCACCGCGATCCTGGTACGCAACTGCGGGCTCGACCCGTCCGGTGCCGCCGACGCCCCGGCATCATCCCTGGCCGAACTCGGCCTGGACTCGCTGGCATTGCTGGAACTTCAGGCCGTGGTGGCCGACCGGTACCAGGTGCGGATCCCGCCAGACAGCGCGGACCTGACCATCGTCGAGATCGCCGAGCTGGTTGCCAGCGAACTCACCGGCGACGACGACGCCGGAGCTGCCTTGGACACCGGCCCGGCCACAACGGCCGCGGCGGACGCCACCGGACAGCCCCCCGGACACACCGAGAACAGCGTGGTGATCGCCGCCCCGTTGGACCTCGTCTGGGCGGTCACCAACGACGTCGACCGGTGGCCCGACCTGTTCACCGAGTACGCGTCGGTGCAGATCGTGCACCGGCACGGGGACACCGTGCGGTTCCGGCTGACCATGCACCCGGACGAGAACGGAACGGTCTGGAGCTGGGTCAGCGAACGCACCGCCGACCGGAGCCGCCGCCGGGTGCTGGCCCACCGGGTGGAGACCGGACCGTTCGAGTACATGCGGATTCGCTGGGACTACGCCGAGGTCCTGGGCGGCACCCGGATGACCTGGGTGCAGGACTTCGCAATGCGACCGGCCGCGCCGCTCGACAACGCCGGCATGACCGAACGGATCAACACCAACAGCCGGATCCAGCTGGACATCATCCGCG
Proteins encoded:
- a CDS encoding acetyl-CoA carboxylase biotin carboxylase subunit, giving the protein MFEKILIANRGEIALRVARACRELGVRTVAVHSTADRDSAVVRFADEAVQIGPPPSRASYLNAAAIVEAARRTGAQAVHPGYGFLSEDVDFAEICAENSLVFIGPPPQVMQALGDKAKARDVFGAAGLPLPPGSREPVPSSAHAAAVAAETGYPVIIKAAAGGGGRGMTVVTDEADLAPAYHRTRQTARAVFGDDRVYLERFLTQARHVEVQVLCDGHGNGVHLGTRDCSVQRRHQKLIEEGPAPTLPAAMLDEMAAAALRGALAVGYVGAGTFEFLVDEHDQFHFIEMNCRIQVEHPVTEMITGVDLVQEQIHIACGTPLRLRQPDIRPRGVAVECRVNAEDPQRGFTPTPGRLDRFEIPGGPFTRVDTHGHTGYVVGPHYDPLLAKVVVWAPDRELALNRMERALSEFEVRGPGVHTTIPFLRRVLDDAMFRKGRLSTGLVGRLLDEPSQIRTA
- the accB gene encoding acetyl-CoA carboxylase biotin carboxyl carrier protein translates to MTTAAANGTPAGPEPAGQLRRLAEQTRTLVGELTGPLRRVQVRHGDTVIEIEWHDRTTSVAATPSPPADASATGPTAPAADQAAPAAGHRIGSPIVGTFYRAAEPGGTPFVEVGDSIEPGQVIGIVEAMKLMNEITTDRPGVVVEILAGDGDPVEFDQPLITVAPG
- a CDS encoding SRPBCC family protein codes for the protein MSITDDQQKVTAADITAILVRNCGLDPSGAADAPASSLAELGLDSLALLELQAVVADRYQVRIPPDSADLTIVEIAELVASELTGDDDAGAALDTGPATTAAADATGQPPGHTENSVVIAAPLDLVWAVTNDVDRWPDLFTEYASVQIVHRHGDTVRFRLTMHPDENGTVWSWVSERTADRSRRRVLAHRVETGPFEYMRIRWDYAEVLGGTRMTWVQDFAMRPAAPLDNAGMTERINTNSRIQLDIIRDRIETLARTADPVGGTP